One segment of Romeriopsis navalis LEGE 11480 DNA contains the following:
- a CDS encoding response regulator transcription factor, which produces MRKVLVVEDEVQTRRIFLKCLEFEGFQAFGASNGLSGMRLAQSQHPDLIVCDIMMPDMDGYSVLAALRRSPGTASIPLIFLTAKVTMADLRRGMELGADDYLTKPCTVEQFLAAIHSRLKRHEELSRLYGQVAAPHPLESHLPDSLPLEPSSPDESLPGGFFPDSPNLEAVFHYIEANYCQPINLSDVAQAAGYSPAYLTNLVQSQTGRSVKRWIIERRMAHARNLLLNTTQSVRQISEAAGYSDAGYFTRQFRQLNGMSPQVWRQQSVANLTDSA; this is translated from the coding sequence ATGAGAAAGGTCCTAGTTGTTGAAGATGAGGTGCAAACTCGGCGGATTTTTCTGAAATGTTTGGAGTTTGAGGGATTTCAGGCGTTTGGTGCGAGCAATGGCCTATCGGGGATGCGGTTGGCCCAAAGTCAGCATCCTGACTTGATTGTCTGTGACATTATGATGCCGGATATGGATGGTTATTCGGTGCTGGCCGCACTTCGACGATCGCCCGGTACGGCCTCGATTCCTTTGATCTTTCTGACCGCGAAGGTGACGATGGCCGATTTGCGTCGTGGCATGGAGTTGGGTGCCGATGATTATTTGACTAAACCTTGTACGGTGGAGCAATTTCTGGCGGCGATTCATTCGCGATTGAAGCGGCATGAGGAGCTATCGCGCTTATACGGGCAAGTGGCTGCGCCACATCCACTTGAGTCGCATTTACCTGATTCACTACCGCTTGAGCCGTCGTCGCCCGATGAATCTTTGCCAGGGGGATTTTTCCCCGACTCGCCGAATCTCGAAGCAGTATTTCACTATATTGAGGCCAACTACTGCCAGCCGATTAATTTGAGCGATGTGGCCCAGGCCGCGGGCTATTCGCCGGCCTATCTGACGAATTTGGTGCAGTCGCAAACCGGGCGCAGTGTGAAGCGGTGGATTATTGAACGACGGATGGCCCATGCCCGGAATTTGTTGCTCAATACCACGCAGTCCGTGCGGCAAATTTCGGAGGCTGCCGGTTATAGCGATGCGGGGTATTTTACGCGACAATTTCGCCAATTGAATGGGATGTCTCCTCAGGTGTGGCGGCAGCAATCTGTAGCGAATCTAACCGATTCGGCATGA